One window of the Micromonas commoda chromosome 9, complete sequence genome contains the following:
- a CDS encoding predicted protein produces the protein MSVASMPGTTLTATTFRGRGVERRAMTSTRSRCRSSSTRVVALFDRVRAATVSSKAQAPPLTSADVTPGQGAGSPKWPEIHDRCLAMGVKTVEAADLPSVVSDPRRAILVDVRQTIEYDEWRVPPAVNVPYAIPDPNVIRRAVGYAISIKGGLKVRNPEFVQALRSAATARLSSRRAEDGVVVLIDTKGGDLTSPPVREGSGQLDPTDSQCLRAAFELKQAGFKDVRYVRGGLPGAIDVAGMRYESEKWGGFLNWLDDTGQGKRRRLLMYSRLLPDPTNLPGVLGQLAVFTLIGLAYYDVGGVGSWAATSVPGACSLLPVCL, from the coding sequence ATGTCCGTCGCCTCGATGCCCGGGACGACGCTGACGGCGACCACGttccgcggccgcggcgtcgagcgtcgcgcgatgacgtcgacaAGATCAAGGTgccgatcgtcgtcgacgcgcgtcgtcgcgctcttcgATAGGGTACGCGCCGCCACCGTATCGTCCAAGGCGCAGGCGCCCCCGCTGACGTCCGCCGACGTCACCCCGGGCCAGGGCGCGGGCTCCCCGAAGTGGCCGGAGATCCACGACCGTTGCCTCGCCATGGGCGTCAAGACGGTGGAAGCGGCCGACCTCCCATCCGTGGTTTCCGatccgaggcgcgcgatcctCGTGGACGTCAGGCAGACGATCGAGTACGACGAAtggcgcgttcctcccgcCGTGAACGTCCCGTACGCCATCCCGGATCCCAACGTCATCCGCAGGGCGGTCGGTTACGCCATAAGCATCAAGGGCGGCCTGAAAGTTCGCAATCCCGAGTTTGTGCAGGCGCTTcgatccgccgcgaccgcgcgactctcctcgcgacgcgcagaggacggcgtcgtcgtgctcATCGACACCAAGGGCGGCGACCTGACGTCACCTCCCGTGCGGGAAGGCAGCGGGCAGCTCGATCCCACCGACTCGCAGtgcctgcgcgcggcgttcgagcTCAAGCAGGCGGGGTTCAAGGACGTGCGATACGTTCGGGGCGGGCtgcccggcgcgatcgacgtcgcggggatGCGCTACGAGAGCGAGAAGTGGGGAGGTTTTTTGAACTGGCTGGACGATACCGGGCAAGGGAAACGGAGACGGCTGCTGATGTACTCCAGGTTGCTCCCGGATCCCACCAACTTGCCGGGCGTTCTCGGTCAGCTCGCCGTGTTTACGTTGATCGGACTCGCGTATTACGACGTGGGAGGCGTCGGGTCCTGGGCGGCGACTAGCGTCCCGGGCGCGTGTTCGCTGCTGCCCGTGTGCCTGTGA
- a CDS encoding predicted protein: MDFHFAKAVFQLISVRAGEPCNTKSPPSSSGCRRRLALFVGTLALRRKRSKSGGEVLTERRASRDRTGRAFRHTPALPPVRHTPGSDMGFGNAEELPYVDGTDPIYRAAENGDALKLKRALAGIASKRDRWAAANVRNEDAGDKSPLHIAASRGYMLMATDLLDAGAELLPDEKGRTPLHLAAANDDKDMVTLLLKRTKDKFKAKTQFCEGYSRPAAPVHLCKRPDIRKMLIFKGCGDEDGGKARVVLGEAMEFKLSTPVKAFIGLFGTATILFVRSRIQIAQGYQRPTRYVR; this comes from the exons ATGGACTTTCATTTCGCCAAAGCAGTTTTTCAGCTGATTTCAGTGCGTGCGGGTGAGCCATGTAACACAAAATC GCCACCTTCATCATCAGGGTGCAGACGACGCCTCGCACTGTTCGTTGGCACACTTGCTCTTCGACGGAAAAGAAGCAAATCAGGTGGGGAAGTGCTCACagagcgacgcgcgtcgagggaccGCACCGGTCGAGCATTCCGGCACACCCCCGCCTTACCGCCCGTTCGACACACACCGGGAAGCGACATGGGGTTCGGcaacgccgaggagctccccTACGTGGACGGCACCGACCCGATCTACCGCGCAGCCGAGAACGGCGATGCGCTGAAGCTGAAGCGCGCGTTGGCGGGCATCGCGTCGAAGCGCGACAGGTGGGCGGCGGCTAACGTGCGCAACGAGGACGCGGGAGACAAGTCCCCGCTgcacatcgccgcgagccgcgggtACATGTTGATGGCGACCGACCTCctggacgccggcgccgagctcctgcCCGACGAGAAGGGAAGGACCCCGCTGCATCTCGCCGCGGCAAACGACGACAAGGACATGGTCACGCTGCTGTTGAAACGCACAAAGGACAAGTTCAAGGCGAAGACGCAGTTCTGCGAGGGGTATtcgaggcccgcggcgccggtgcaCCTGTGCAAGCGGCCGGACATTCGCAAGATGCTCATCTTCAAGGGttgcggcgacgaggacggaggCAAGGCCCGGGTCGTGTTGGGCGAAGCGATGGAGTTCAAGCTGTCCACGCCGGTGAAGGCGTTCATCGGCCTGttcgggacggcgacgatttTGTTCGTACGATCGAGGATCCAGATCGCGCAGGGGTACCAGCGCCCGACGCGATACGTGAGGTGA
- a CDS encoding predicted protein, whose amino-acid sequence MSVEPNHVQEVENSWNKVAALGVENVGVLLFKNIFTIAPEALELFSFRNEPNLYDSLTLKAHGVNVVNTVGKAVAGLREFYTLVPALAALGERHVEYGILEPHYDVVGKALLMTLEQGLGDAFTPQVKEAWTIVYEAVAVTMKGDNYKK is encoded by the coding sequence ATGTCTGTCGAACCCAACCACGTCCAGGAGGTGGAGAACTCCTGGAACaaggtcgcggcgctgggcgtCGAGAACGTGGGCGTGCTCCTGTTCAAGAACATCTTCACCATCGCcccggaggcgctcgagctctTCTCTTTCCGGAACGAGCCCAACCTGTACGACTCCCTTACGCTCAAGGCGCACGGCGTGAACGTGGTGAACACCGTCGGCAAGGCTGTCGCGGGCCTGCGGGAGTTCTACACCCtggtccccgcgctcgcggcgctcggggagAGACACGTCGAGTACGGCATCTTGGAGCCCCActacgacgtcgtcgggaaGGCACTGCTCATGACTCTGGAGCAGGGGCTCGGCGATGCCTTCACGCCCCAGGTGAAGGAGGCGTGGACGATCGTGTACGAGGCAGTGGCCGTCACCATGAAGGGGGACAACTACAAGAAGTAA
- a CDS encoding predicted protein produces MDPYHVLGVPPGATDSEIKAAYRKAAMRWHPDRNTASGPEAAAMAERQFKAVNDAYDYLSNSGGRGPGSGSSSSGGGGASSSQGSGRWRRRPWSSYAASGGHAGGGGGAYAGDDPFGFRTGRGTVGDHMRRIDRNLRVLYVSLALLAGLVYVAPPAPSPMEAAKARRRRERTAHARGETHRFTERANVSLAPGSPLYGRRHGSHTAQQPWLDRAAGDAAWGGDATYERFAAAATQLATFETSAESDRPGRRWRTRSLGEAEQRAALHAGWQRARFGAKVVAGGGGGGGGDTAGGDGEVSSRSSSTGDATPEWASGGFAGVGISRRVLPYQQRDGRGDEGSRGWSGGSEIQCANCGYDVARAARYCAACGVRVTSPGSVVRRLRADPQDTGTSVGRGRERAKAAALAAAARAESESGVKAVGVVVAADGASSDGVPS; encoded by the coding sequence ATGGACCCGTaccacgtcctcggcgtgcCTCCGGGCGCGACCGACTCCGAGATCAAGGCGGCCTATCgcaaggcggcgatgcgatGGCACCCCGACAGGAACACCGCGTCCGGCCCGGAAGCCGCGGCCATGGCCGAGAGGCAGTTCAAGGCTGTGAACGACGCGTACGACTACCTGTCCAACAGCGGCGGCCGGGGACCCGGCTCGGGAtcctcgtcgagcggcggcgggggcgcgtcatcgtcgcaGGGATCGGGGAGGTGGAGACGACGGCCGTGGTCTTCctacgcggcgagcggcgggcacgccggcggcgggggaggagcgtacgccggcgacgatcccTTCGGGTTCAGGACCGGAAGGGGCACCGTCGGCGACCACATGAGACGCATCGATCGAAACCTGCGCGTTCTGTACGTCtcgctcgccctcctcgcgggaCTCGTGTacgtcgcgcccccggccccgtcgcccatggaggcggccaaggcgcgacgaaggcgggaacggacggcgcacgcgaggggcgagacGCATCGGTTCACGGAACGAGCCAACgtgtcgctcgcgccgggatCGCCGCTCTATGGTCGTCGGCACGGGTCACACACGGCACAGCAGCCGTGGTtggatcgcgcggcgggggacgcggcgtggggcggtgacgcgacgTACGagcggttcgcggcggcggcgacacagctggcgacgttTGAGACGTCGGCCGAATCAGATCGGCCCGGTCGTCGTTGGCGAACGCGGTCGCTGGGGgaggcggagcagcgcgcggcgctccacGCGGGGTGGCAGCGCGCCAGGTTCGGCGCCAAGGtggtcgcgggcggcggcggcggcggcggcggggacacagctggcggcgacggggaggttAGCAGTCGGTCTTCGTCGACtggggacgcgacgcccgagtGGGCCAGCGGTGGGTTCGCCGGGGTGGGCATATCGCGACGCGTGCTCCCGTATCAGCAGCGCGACGGTCGTGGTGACGAGGGTTCGCGGGGTTGGTCCGGCGGGTCCGAGATACAGTGCGCCAACTGCGGGTACGAcgtggcgagggcggcgaggtactGCGCCGCGTGCGGGGTGAGGGTGACGAGCCCGGGGAGCGTGGTTCGGCGACTGAGGGCGGATCCGCAGGATACGGGGACTAGCgtggggcggggacgggaaagggcgaaggcggcggctttggcggcggcggcgagggcggagtcggagtcgggCGTGAAGGCggtgggcgtcgtcgtcgcggcggacggcgcaTCGAGCGACGGAGTTCCGAGCTAG
- the BZIP1 gene encoding predicted protein (bZIP transcription factor, putative), whose amino-acid sequence MPATRGASGRSPKDESYGENLKAMDASDPAAGDLGTLASGSSDDALVIDPAAVSAAFADQLDDSVMRDALFTLGFDDIPPMSFTPSVGGDDADGDGKDGKKARTTGSNQRAVQKRYRERKKQHTAALEAKVAELQSRIDELESEKREMNDQTDRRAAQGGDESGIASTACGLVDAASIGGDGRMSSACEKARKEYLLKFGERVRHMRSALERGASDGELRQALRGMVAHCLGKNPDSSPSGPALKSMMTSNARMLNREAASQQADAQQGPVSTHSGGSEGSDGFMAHTDLKTALMRSNEGIVRANGVCSQSVCQSVCGGPLRVTIDGSNPTEEEASAHWITVAGALRDSVPPSEVTKLIRWRDEYVAAISNIYEERQRIGAKLAGVGQPFARTGLKGDDSPPSDESTRGDGTSPIVAETTQGEAFVDTIAVAEALRESVTRELELKMRSHPTLVLKTLSPRTSAAIIVSSYPFLPDAVAVASLMKTWRDDGNSVKV is encoded by the coding sequence AtgccagcgacgcgaggcgcctCCGGGCGTTCCCCCAAGGACGAGTCCTACGGCGAGAATCTCAAGGCGATGGACGCCTcggatcccgcggcgggcgacctcggcaccctcgccaGCGGCAGCTCCGACGACGCTCTCGTCATAgatcccgcggcggtgtccgcTGCGTTCGCGGACCAGCTCGACGACAGCGTCATGCGCGACGCTCTGTTCACGCTCGGCTTCGACGACATACCCCCGATGAGCTTCACCccgagcgtcggcggcgacgacgccgacggggacgggaaAGACGGCAAGAAGGCGCGAACCACGGGAAGCAACCAGCGAGCGGTGCAGAAGCGATACCGCGAGCGGAAGAAGCAGcacaccgcggcgctggaggccaAGGTGGCCGAGCTTCAGTCCCggatcgacgagctcgagtccGAGAAGAGGGAGATGAACGACCAAACggatcggcgcgcggcgcagggcggcgacgagtccggcatcgcgtccacggcgtgcggcctcgtcgacgccgcatccatcggcggcgacggccggatgtcgtcggcgtgcgaGAAGGCCAGGAAAGAGTACCTGCTCAAGTTCGGCGAACGCGTCAGGCACATGCGGAgcgcgctggagcgcggGGCGTCCGACGGGGAGCTCAGGCAGGCGCTCAGGGGGATGGTCGCGCACTGCCTCGGGAAGAACCCGGATTCCTCGCCAAGCGGACCGGCGCTGAAGTCGATGATGACGTCCAACGCCCGGATGCTCAacagggaggcggcgtctCAACAGGCGGATGCTCAACAAGGACCCGTCAGCACACacagcggcggcagcgagGGAAGCGACGGGTTCATGGCGCATACCGATTTGAAGACGGCGCTCATGCGTTCCAACGAGGGAATCGTCCGCGCAAACGGCGTCTGCAGCCAGAGCGTGTGTCAGAGCGTCTGCGGCGGGCCGCTGCGAGTGACGATCGACGGCTCCAACCCtaccgaggaggaggccagcGCGCATTGGATCACGGTGGCCGGGGCCTTGCGGGACAGCGTGCCCCCGAGCGAGGTGACCAAGCTGATTCGTTGGAGAGACGAatacgtcgccgccatctcgaACATATACGAGGAGCGTCAGCGAATCGGTGCGaagctcgccggcgtcgggcaGCCGTTCGCGAGGACCGGTTTGAAGGGCGACGACTCACCGCCCAGCGACGAGAGCACGCGAGGTGACGGGACCTcgcccatcgtcgccgaaACGACGCAAGGCGAGGCGTTCGTCGATACCATCGCCGTGGCCGAGGCGCTGCGCGAGAGCGTCACTCGCGAGCTGGAACTCAAGATGCGCTCCCATCCGACGTTGGTGCTCAAGACGCTGTCACccaggacgagcgcggcgatcatcgTGTCGTCGTACCCGTTCCTtccggacgcggtggcggtcgcgtcgctgaTGAAGACGTGGAGGGACGACGGGAATAGCGTTAAAGTGTAG
- a CDS encoding predicted protein has translation MSIVDDIPDAIKTVPKAAVERDLGKEVESRRTFAIISHPDAGKTTLTEKLLYYGGAIQEAGAVRARRGAKSATSDWMEMEKQRGISISSTALSFAYKNFTLNLLDTPGHADFSEDTYRTVSAADNAVMLIDSAKGLEPQTRKLFEVCRLNGLPIFTFCNKMDRPALEPLELLDQIESEFNLPTYAVNWPIGSGDTFKGVYHRPRREVHLFNAEAKDGKAKKGEDKSTKGLEVLSVDDEKLESLIGAELHAQLMEDIELLDELGGELDLQAVHDGELTPVFFGSGMNNFGVQLFLDSFLGYSVRPRGRDLLGGDRVEPTDEGFTGFVFKLQANMDPRHRDKVAFVRVVSGRFERGMRVTNARTKKAVLLSRPSQMFGQDKTVLDEGFAGDVIGLNNPGSFAIGDTLYMGSRKVLPPIPTFSPELFAYLRNSDTGKYKQFQKGVQELLGEGAVQVMYSRDAVKQDPILAAVGQLQFEVVQARMLAEYGVETTLEPLPFAVARWVVGGWDAIDAAGRIFNAQCVKDIWGQPVLLFKNQWNVDQIVADTPEIGELSPFSIPPAAE, from the coding sequence atgtccatcgtcgacgacatcCCCGACGCGATCAAGACGGTGCcaaaggcggcggtggagcgcgacCTCGGCAAGGAGGTGGAGTCGCGCAGGACCTTCGCCATCATCTCGCACCCCGACGCGGGTAAGACGACGCTCACCGAGAAGCTTCTCTACTACGGAGGCGCCATCcaggaggcgggcgcggtccgCGCCAGACGCGGTGCCaagtccgcgacgtccgacTGGATGGAGATGGAGAAACAGCGAGGCATCTCCatctcgtccacggcgcTCTCGTTCGCGTATAAGAACTTTACGCTGAACCTTCTGGACACGCCGGGTCACGCGGACTTCTCCGAGGACACCTACCGcacggtgagcgccgcggacaacGCCGTGATGCTCATCGATAGCGCGAAAGGCCTGGAGCCTCAGACCAGGAAGCTGTTCGAGGTTTGTAGGCTCAACGGGCTCCCGATCTTCACGTTTTGCAACAAGATGGACCggcccgcgctcgagccgctgGAGCTGCTCGATCAGATTGAGAGCGAGTTTAACCTGCCGACGTACGCGGTCAACTGGCCCATCGGCAGCGGCGACACTTTCAAAGGGGTGTACCACCGACCGAGACGGGAGGTTCACCTGTTCAACGCAGAGGCGAAGGACggcaaggcgaagaagggcgaggaCAAGAGCACGAAGGGCCTCGAGGTTTtatccgtcgacgacgagaagctcgagtcgctcatcggcgccgagctccacgCGCAGCTCATGGAGGACATCGAGctgctggacgagctcggcggcgagctcgaccttCAGGCGGtgcacgacggcgagctcacGCCGGTCTTCTTCGGTTCCGGCATGAACAATTTCGGCGTGCAGCTCTTCCTCGACTCGTTCCTCGGGTACTCGGTGCGACCGCGGGGCAGGgaccttctcggcggcgaccgcgtcgagccCACGGACGAGGGCTTCACCGGCTTCGTGTTCAAGCTTCAGGCGAACATGGACCCGCGACACAGAGACAAGGTGGcgttcgttcgcgtcgtcagCGGCCGGTTCGAGCGCGGGATGAGGGTGACCAACGCGAGGACGAAAAAGGCGGTGCTgctctcgcgcccgtcgcagATGTTCGGGCAGGACAAGAcggtgctcgacgaggggttcgccggggacgtcATCGGTTTGAACAACCCCGGCTCGTTCGCGATCGGCGACACGCTCTACATGGGCTCGCGGAAGGTGCTGCCGCCGATTCCCACGTTCTCCCCCGAGCTCTTCGCGTACCTGAGAAACTCGGACACTGGAAAGTATAAGCAGTTCCAGAAGGGCGTGCAGGAGCTcctgggcgagggcgcggttCAGGTGATGTACTCCAGGGACGCGGTGAAGCAGGATCCGATCCTCGCGGCCGTCGGGCAACTGCAGTTCGAGGTGGTGCAGGCGCGCATGCTGGCGGAGTACGGGGTGGAGACCACGCTGGAGCCGCTGCccttcgcggtggcgcgtTGGGTGGTTGGGGGCTGGGACGcaatcgacgcggcgggacggaTATTCAACGCTCAGTGCGTCAAGGACATCTGGGGTCAGCCGGTGCTGCTGTTCAAGAACCAGTGGAACGTGGACCAGATCGTGGCGGACACGCCGGAGATTGGCGAGCTCTCGCCGTTCTCCATTCCCCCGGCCGCGGAGTGA
- a CDS encoding JmjN/JmjC protein (JmjC domain-containing protein; predicted histone demethylase which can specifically demethylate H3K36 tri- and dimethyl modification states. ChromDB ID: JMJ20105), with protein sequence MAAGKNSSPRISNAWFQTVLSIGRFTEDQRKACGQLTTTARRQRAKSRGNAQVARTRARHASRAARRKDTQKAIVPSQCAGMDAKMQPVGPDGKRPRREPPVFYPTMADMRGSFEKYIESIEEDLEEFGIGRIVPPAGWTPRQEGYDDIDFTVDHPIKQHATGRKGLFRTLLVEQKPLSIKNDFKPAAMLKENLPSEAALKDTSILEREFWKKVTYNPPTYCADVAGSLFDKSNWGWDVSRLDSLLSRTLKRKNITLKGVNSAYLYFGMWRSLFAWHTEDLDLYSVNYLHFGAPKFWYAIAPEDRERFEILAQGMVPEMWRACPEFLRHKELLISPTLLEQNGIPFTRMIQHPGEFVVTYPGSYHSGFNTGFNCAESCNFATEAWVEYGECAGSCECVPDSVKLDMSIFEDEENGVCKLVDEDDYTRVKRSRVGEPRRRPTNEEDAARRREEAKKEKEEAREEAAREAAAKGCGRATPPLPRLRVPAAGDKGVLVPEGWKRTVVKKRGDKEGARETTYKSPDGKTLRSKQELTRYLGSNPRCGATLRDFYFETNAEDLPPTRLLAPGTPSPTASGDDKGAGEGKRKGGSQGASSAGARAALKVKNGGVSKPSVAKRGSASSTPNARDSLGGFLGLDSIRKTLKMEPVAAGKKPAVANASNAKSTKAPLSRNARANAVPVEEDTFRRWKSGGLLEGAIAKVMKRASGVGKSIRGSSLVLQVEQALGVGTGSLRSHGNQIQTMSKTISRRAR encoded by the exons ACGCACAAGTCGCGCGCACGAGGGCACGCCACGCCTCGAGGGCCGCGCGGAGAAAAGACACGCAGAAG GCAATCGTACCGTCGCAGTGCGCCGGCATGGATGCCAAGATGCAGCCGGTGGGTCCGGACGGGAAGCGCCCGAGGCGGGAGCCGCCCGTCTTCTACCCAACCATGGCAGACATGAGGGGCTCGTTCGAGAAGTACATAGAGTCCATCGAGGAGGACCTGGAGGAGTTTGGGATCGGTCGGATcgtgccccccgcgggcTGGACCCCGCGCCAAGAGGGTTACGATGACATTGACTTCACCGTTGACCATCCCATCAAGCAG CACGCGACCGGCCGCAAGGGCCTTTTCCGCacgctcctcgtcgagcagaAGCCGCTGTCCATCAAGAACGACTtcaagcccgcggcgatgctcaaGGAGAACCTCCCATCCGAGGCTGCGCTCAAGGACACCTCG ATCCTGGAGCGCGAGTTTTGGAAGAAGGTGACGTACAATCCGCCCACCTActgcgccgacgtcgcggggtcGCTCTTTGATAAATCCAACTGGGGCTGGGACGTGAGCCGCCTCGACTCGCTCCTCTCCAGGACCCTCAAGCGCAAGAACATCACCCTGAAGGGCGTGAACAGCGCGTACCTGTACTTCGGCATGTGGCGCTCGCTGTTCGCCTGGCACACGGAGGACCTCGACCTCTACAGCGTCAACTACCTGCACTTTGGAGCTCCCAAGTTTTGGTACGCCATCGCTCCCGAGGATCGCGAGCGCTTTGAGATTTTGGCTCAGGGTATGGTGCCCGAGATGTGGCGCGCGTGCCCGGAGTTTTTGCGACACAAGGAACTGCTCATCTCCCCGACGCTTCTGGAGCAGAACGGCATCCCGTTCACGCGCATGATCCAGCACCCCGGCGAGTTTGTCGTCACGTACCCTGGTTCTTACCACAGCGGATTCAACACCGGTTTCAACTGCGCGGAGAGCTGCAACTTCGCCACGGAGGCGTGGGTGGAGTACGGCGAGTGCGCCGGTAGCTGCGAGTGCGTCCCAGACAGCGTCAAGCTCGACATGTCCATCTTTGAGGATGAGGAGAACGGCGTGTGCAAactcgtggacgaggacgactaCACGCGAGTCAAGCGCAGCCGAGTGGGCGAACCCAGGCGCCGGCCCAcgaacgaggaggacgccgcgcgcaggcgcgaggaggcgaagaaggagaaggaagAGGCCCgggaggaagccgcgcgggaggcggccgcgaagGGTTGCGgcagggcgacgccgccgctgccgaggCTCAGGGTGCCAGCCGCCGGCGATAAGGGAGTGTTGGTCCCCGAGGGGTGGAAACGAACCGTCGTCAAGAAGCGCGGAGAcaaggagggcgcgagggagacgacgTACAAGTCCCCGGACGGCAAGACGCTCCGCTCGAAGCAGGAGCTCACGCGGTACCTCGGGTCGAACCCTCGGTGCGGCGCGACGCTTCGAGACTTTTACTTTGAGACTAATGCGGAGGACCTTCCCCCGACTCGGCTTCTCGCGCCGggcacgccctcgcccaccGCCTCCGGCGATGAcaagggcgcgggcgagggtaAGCGCAAGGGAGGGTCGCAgggcgcgtcctccgcgggcgcacgcgccgcgctgaaggTTAAGAACGGCGGAGTGAGCAAGCCCTCGGTTGCCAAGCGCGGATCCGCTTCTTCGACTCCCAACGCCAGGGACTCGTTGGGCGGCTTTCTTGGCCTCGATTCCATCCGCAAGACGCTCAAGAtggagcccgtcgccgccggcaagaagcccgccgtcgcgaacgcgtcTAACGCCAAGTCCACGAAGGCACCGTTGAGTCGCAACGCCCGCGCCAACGCGGTGCCCGTGGAAGAGGATACGTTTCGGCGGTGGAAGAGCGGGGGTTTACTGgagggcgccatcgccaagGTGATgaagcgcgcgagcggggttGGCAAGTCCATCCGCGGGAGCTCGCTCGTGCTGCAGGTGgagcaggcgctcggcgtcggaacCGGTTCGCTCAGGTCGCACGGGAACCAGATCCAGACCATGTCCAAGACCATCTccaggcgcgcgaggtga